In the Thermodesulfovibrio yellowstonii DSM 11347 genome, one interval contains:
- the cas3 gene encoding CRISPR-associated helicase Cas3', giving the protein MKCEEFYKNYFGIESPYEYQVKVWDGIYSLKYPLLIKAPTGSGKTEAVLAPFLSQFINNSFSIAPRLIYLLPMRVLVNNVAQRIKKYCEKVSPYISVEIQHGDLPSAPFFIADIIVTTLDQFLYGFARASKQVGRHIDVPAGAIASSMVVFDEAHMYRDEFTFSITRALMEILYKSNIPFVVMTATMPESLDKNLFENISMDSERRIFGDIDLKSHLEITIKEEPLIKNNEVNISDEILEEIKHKKTLIVLNQVGRAQRVYEEIKNRLDLNNGKIVLLHSRFTKSDRERHEKEAVSIIPHKEDGMIIRPEKRGIVVSTQVLEAGIDFSSELLLTELAPADCLVQRAGRCARYEGENGKMIIFPVEDDKGHLPYKKEHLEKALEWLKINSVFNIKDFNQVCFFADQTLDYQANDYEARDTLIDLYECVLYADEKPENIQLREGKPITLVIIDLSIGEGRKKEDRIRNVLQKTNIRANSISVDFKVGWKLLKDGILKYRLTFDAEKGLWDFVETQDISPFNYYLLEKDNYDPYKGVIPDASSFII; this is encoded by the coding sequence ATGAAGTGTGAGGAGTTTTATAAGAATTACTTTGGTATTGAGAGCCCTTATGAATATCAGGTTAAGGTGTGGGATGGTATTTATAGTTTAAAATATCCTTTACTTATTAAAGCTCCTACTGGTTCTGGTAAAACCGAGGCAGTTCTTGCACCATTTTTGTCACAATTTATTAATAATAGCTTCTCTATTGCTCCAAGGCTTATCTATTTATTACCCATGAGGGTATTGGTTAATAATGTAGCTCAAAGAATTAAAAAATACTGTGAAAAAGTCTCTCCATATATTTCTGTTGAAATTCAGCATGGTGATTTACCCAGTGCACCTTTTTTCATTGCAGACATAATTGTAACAACCCTTGATCAGTTTCTTTATGGCTTTGCAAGAGCAAGCAAACAGGTTGGAAGGCATATTGATGTACCAGCAGGTGCTATTGCTTCTTCAATGGTTGTATTTGACGAAGCCCATATGTACAGAGATGAATTCACCTTTTCCATAACGCGCGCCTTAATGGAGATATTGTATAAGAGCAATATCCCCTTTGTAGTTATGACTGCTACCATGCCTGAAAGTTTAGATAAAAATCTGTTCGAGAATATCTCAATGGATAGCGAAAGAAGAATCTTTGGGGATATAGACTTAAAATCCCATTTAGAGATAACCATAAAAGAGGAACCCCTTATCAAGAATAACGAAGTAAACATCTCAGATGAGATATTAGAAGAAATCAAACACAAAAAGACCCTTATAGTTTTAAACCAGGTTGGAAGAGCTCAAAGGGTTTATGAGGAGATTAAAAATAGGCTTGATTTAAATAATGGTAAAATTGTTTTACTTCATTCCAGATTTACAAAGTCAGATAGAGAGAGGCATGAAAAAGAGGCAGTCTCTATTATTCCTCATAAGGAAGATGGAATGATTATAAGACCAGAAAAAAGAGGTATAGTCGTTTCAACTCAGGTGCTTGAAGCTGGTATAGACTTTTCATCAGAGCTTTTGCTTACAGAATTAGCACCAGCAGACTGTCTTGTCCAGAGGGCAGGAAGGTGTGCAAGATATGAAGGTGAAAATGGGAAAATGATTATCTTCCCAGTAGAGGATGATAAAGGACATTTACCCTATAAAAAAGAACATCTGGAGAAAGCACTTGAATGGCTAAAAATTAATTCTGTTTTTAATATTAAAGATTTTAATCAAGTGTGTTTCTTTGCTGATCAAACACTTGATTATCAAGCCAATGACTATGAGGCAAGGGATACATTGATAGACCTTTATGAATGTGTTTTGTATGCAGATGAAAAGCCAGAAAATATTCAGTTAAGGGAAGGTAAGCCAATAACACTGGTAATTATTGATTTGTCAATAGGTGAAGGTAGGAAAAAGGAAGACAGAATTAGAAATGTTCTACAAAAAACAAATATCAGAGCTAATTCTATAAGTGTAGATTTTAAAGTGGGATGGAAATTGTTAAAAGATGGGATTTTGAAATACAGATTGACTTTTGATGCAGAAAAAGGCTTATGGGACTTTGTAGAAACACAAGATATATCACCTTTTAATTACTATCTGCTTGAAAAGGATAACTACGATCCATATAAAGGGGTAATACCAGATGCCAGCAGTTTCATTATATAG
- a CDS encoding CRISPR-associated endonuclease Cas3'' — MPAVSLYSAPEEGYSEHIQRCKEKFEYLFPLFESSISRVMQMDNLKDAALSMILFHDLGKLTKKWQDNVRTNKKLPSHATIGAAYIFKILPEGLREPISFAIAIHHTDRGLLGENIERPDVQAILEGIVDYDGKIIWHEEAYKLADDLFPEKARTLTVNDLKEMARGLRIWARGCGLLEQHQRRMQASLTHHILKLCDISAATDRKEYHKKDDQDYYGGWLMVKNIRDYVENIKKRGEKHE, encoded by the coding sequence ATGCCAGCAGTTTCATTATATAGTGCTCCAGAAGAAGGGTATTCAGAACACATTCAAAGATGTAAAGAAAAATTTGAATATCTTTTTCCGTTATTTGAATCTTCAATTTCCAGAGTTATGCAAATGGATAACTTAAAAGATGCTGCTTTAAGCATGATATTATTTCACGATCTTGGAAAACTCACTAAAAAATGGCAGGATAATGTGAGAACAAATAAAAAACTTCCATCACATGCCACTATTGGTGCAGCATATATTTTTAAAATTTTACCTGAAGGTCTGCGGGAGCCAATAAGTTTTGCTATTGCAATTCATCACACAGATAGAGGACTGCTTGGTGAAAATATAGAAAGACCTGATGTACAGGCAATATTAGAGGGTATAGTTGATTATGATGGAAAAATAATCTGGCATGAAGAGGCATATAAATTAGCAGATGATTTATTTCCAGAGAAAGCAAGAACTCTAACTGTTAATGACTTAAAAGAGATGGCAAGAGGCTTAAGGATATGGGCAAGGGGATGTGGTTTATTAGAACAGCATCAAAGAAGAATGCAAGCGTCCTTAACCCATCATATTCTAAAGCTTTGTGATATCTCAGCAGCCACAGATAGAAAGGAATACCACAAAAAAGATGACCAGGATTATTACGGCGGATGGCTAATGGTGAAGAATATAAGAGATTATGTGGAAAATATTAAAAAAAGAGGTGAGAAACATGAATGA
- the cmr1 gene encoding type III-B CRISPR module RAMP protein Cmr1, whose protein sequence is MNESLLLLKLITPIWTGDIDLKSDFIRSTGIIGSLRLWTEVILRGMDYYICDPTSDNRCPEKINNDLAYCPACLIFGATGIRRLFRMEINGIDIKKVFEGEVINIRPSGRNRGWYLGNGLIGNAALRVTTLDREGDDILLILPLSIAAKWGAIGAKTQHGYGVVSLVNEQQLNIETFINSLEKILGEERLKRLNIEKKRRSTDNNTLPNLREMFFAKVQFSVNEANWWEEIDGIKQALEPKNKKGEIDQKLKEKNYQILKAWYNSGSVPIAPAIKNWLRYGDGRTLWQTQNNIINHHIENWLFGTARDKKSVSKINISCAYLKNDNQWEFRIWGWIPSQENPSGFNKQSFLENLKNSLNGKGSINIPWTNLLGNHIGEHKLLDWHEYNSPKDTKTPNESNLKKFLQSLLEG, encoded by the coding sequence ATGAATGAAAGTCTGCTTCTATTAAAATTAATTACTCCCATTTGGACTGGTGATATTGATTTAAAAAGTGATTTTATTCGATCCACCGGGATTATAGGTTCTTTAAGATTGTGGACGGAAGTAATTTTGCGAGGAATGGATTATTATATATGTGATCCAACAAGTGATAACCGTTGCCCTGAGAAAATTAATAATGACCTTGCATATTGTCCTGCTTGCCTCATTTTCGGAGCAACTGGGATAAGGAGACTCTTCAGAATGGAAATTAATGGAATAGATATAAAAAAAGTCTTTGAGGGTGAAGTAATAAACATCAGACCATCTGGACGAAATAGGGGTTGGTATTTGGGAAATGGGCTAATTGGGAATGCAGCATTGAGGGTAACTACTTTAGACAGAGAGGGTGATGATATTCTTTTGATACTACCACTATCAATTGCTGCTAAATGGGGTGCTATAGGAGCAAAAACACAACATGGCTATGGTGTTGTTAGCTTGGTAAATGAGCAACAATTAAATATTGAGACTTTTATAAATTCATTAGAGAAAATTCTTGGAGAAGAAAGACTAAAAAGATTAAATATTGAAAAAAAAAGAAGAAGCACAGACAATAATACACTACCAAATCTTAGGGAGATGTTTTTTGCAAAGGTTCAATTTAGCGTAAATGAGGCAAATTGGTGGGAGGAAATAGATGGAATAAAACAGGCATTAGAGCCTAAAAATAAAAAGGGAGAAATTGACCAGAAGTTGAAAGAAAAAAATTACCAGATATTAAAAGCTTGGTACAATTCAGGTTCTGTCCCAATTGCTCCTGCAATAAAGAACTGGTTGAGATATGGGGATGGAAGAACACTTTGGCAAACTCAAAATAATATTATAAACCACCACATAGAGAATTGGCTCTTTGGCACAGCAAGGGATAAAAAATCTGTTTCTAAAATAAATATCTCCTGTGCCTATCTAAAAAACGATAATCAGTGGGAATTTCGTATTTGGGGATGGATTCCGTCTCAGGAGAATCCATCAGGTTTTAATAAGCAGAGTTTCTTGGAAAACCTTAAAAACTCACTAAATGGAAAGGGTTCAATAAATATACCATGGACAAATCTTTTAGGTAATCATATAGGAGAACATAAACTATTGGATTGGCATGAATATAATTCTCCAAAAGATACTAAAACACCCAATGAAAGCAATTTAAAAAAATTCCTTCAAAGCCTTTTAGAAGGATAG
- a CDS encoding CRISPR-associated protein translates to MSYDFFVDFRIEKKEDVDELTSCSGKYTEVKEPMARILLLNTAFATNEELMVYAKVGERNTPAGLKAIIHSNGNYNDSMVCKLSMLDFLKINYSIDISNLPKGSWLLEFQLTLKHPFISRDDIPFYIIENPMRKDKVFGIPVTSAMAWKGNLRWTMMKVHLEPEVNNPEDFANVRYQHTLLFGTEKGMEEMAKGWTKYLDEICPRAKAIYRNKVMERFRSHEIPSLTGMLYFYPTFWDRIDMEVINPHDRKTKTGKNPIYYEVVPRGAKGIFKLLYIPFYYINERDIKSKVLDDLANVATALKKMMLNYGFSAKKSSGYGVIEENWDKTASNLLIINEIQKNIKFINFEELEIAIKDLQEENK, encoded by the coding sequence ATGAGTTATGATTTCTTCGTGGATTTTAGGATAGAGAAGAAAGAAGATGTTGATGAGCTTACCTCATGTTCTGGAAAATATACTGAAGTTAAAGAGCCAATGGCAAGAATACTACTCTTAAATACTGCTTTTGCCACTAATGAAGAGCTGATGGTTTATGCGAAAGTTGGTGAAAGAAATACACCTGCTGGGCTAAAAGCTATTATCCATTCAAATGGAAACTATAACGATTCTATGGTATGCAAGTTATCAATGCTTGATTTTTTAAAAATAAATTACTCTATAGATATATCTAATTTGCCTAAGGGAAGTTGGCTTCTTGAATTTCAGCTCACTCTCAAACATCCCTTCATATCAAGAGATGATATTCCATTTTATATTATTGAAAACCCTATGAGGAAGGATAAGGTCTTCGGGATTCCCGTAACATCAGCAATGGCATGGAAGGGTAATTTGAGATGGACAATGATGAAGGTTCATTTGGAACCCGAAGTTAATAATCCAGAAGATTTTGCTAATGTTCGTTATCAACATACTTTATTGTTTGGAACAGAAAAAGGAATGGAAGAAATGGCAAAAGGATGGACAAAATATTTAGATGAGATCTGTCCTCGTGCAAAAGCAATTTACAGAAATAAAGTTATGGAAAGATTTAGAAGTCATGAAATCCCTTCCTTAACAGGCATGCTTTATTTTTATCCTACTTTCTGGGATAGGATTGATATGGAAGTCATTAATCCACATGATAGAAAAACAAAAACTGGCAAAAATCCGATTTATTATGAGGTTGTTCCAAGAGGCGCAAAAGGAATTTTTAAGCTTCTTTATATTCCATTTTATTATATTAATGAGAGAGATATCAAATCTAAAGTCTTGGATGATCTTGCTAATGTTGCAACAGCCCTTAAAAAAATGATGCTCAATTATGGTTTTTCAGCAAAGAAATCTTCAGGGTATGGAGTAATTGAAGAAAATTGGGATAAAACAGCGAGTAATCTTCTAATAATTAATGAAATACAAAAAAACATCAAATTTATAAATTTTGAAGAATTAGAAATCGCGATTAAAGATTTGCAGGAGGAGAATAAATGA